One genomic region from Cucumis melo cultivar AY chromosome 9, USDA_Cmelo_AY_1.0, whole genome shotgun sequence encodes:
- the LOC103499302 gene encoding uncharacterized protein LOC103499302: MAAIQLLPSEYGYVVLVLVLYSFLNFWMAGQVGRARKRYKVFYPNLYALESENKDAKLFNCVQRGHQNSLEMMPLFFMLMILGGIGHPCLSASFGILYVVSRFFYFKGYATGVPEKRLTIGKFSFLALLGLMVCTISLGVKLLRQ; encoded by the exons ATGGCCGCAATCCAGCTTCTCCCCTCAGAATATGGCTACGTCGTCCTCGTTCTTGTCCTCTACTCCTTTCTCAATTTCTGGATGGCCGGTCAGGTCGGCCGCGCTCGCAAGAG GTATAAGGTCTTTTACCCTAATTTGTACGCTCTTGAATCCGAGAACAAGGATGCCAAACTCTTCAATTGTGTCCAG AGAGGGCACCAAAATTCGCTAGAAATGATGCCTTTGTTCTTCATGCTTATGATTTTGGGAGGAATTGGGCATCCTTGCCTTAGCGCTTCCTTTGGAATTCTCTATGTTGTGTCTCGATTCTTCTACTTCAAAGGTTACGCTACCGGTGTGCCTGAAAAGCGCCTCACCATCGG GAAATTTTCTTTTCTGGCATTGCTGGGGTTGATGGTTTGTACAATCTCGTTGGGTGTTAAGCTTCTTCGTCAGTAA